Genomic DNA from Bacteroidales bacterium:
AGGAAAACTAGGAGAGAGTCCAGAGAAAATGTTGGAGTACTTTGAATTCACCGAAATGAGTTCCATAAAAATCAATAAACTTTATGTTTATGTATCGCTACAAAAGGATGTTGATGGGAAAAATCCAATTTATTCCTCTAAAGAACAAGAACTACAAACAGTTCTTATGCAAATTGGTATGAACAGTAACTGGGTATCACCAGAACTTGCATCAATACCTCCCGAGAAAGTTTACAAATGGATGGAAAATAGGCCTAAGTTAGCTGTCTATAAACATGATATAGAAAGTTTATACCGTTTACAAGCACATATTTTACCAGAAGCCACTCAAAATATAATTACCCAATATAGTAGCGCACTCGATGCTAGTTCAAAAATTTACAGTTCGCTTTCGATTGCTGATATTGAATTCCTCAAGGTTTTACTTTCAACAGGTGAAGAACTATTAGCATCTCCTGCAATGGCCTCCAAAGTTTATAATTCAAATCCTAATCAGGAGGATAGAAAGAAAATGGGAGACGCTACAAGAGTTCCTTACCTAAAAAACAAAAACACCTATGCTGATATATATTTAGGCATGCTTCAGGAAAGATGGGCATCTGCAAAGTTAAAAGGTTATAAATCTTGTCTTGATGCTGTTCTGGAATCGAACAATATCCCTAAAGATGTTTATCTAAATCTACTTCAAGTAGCAGAAGAGAATTCTCAACCACTACAAAAGTATTATGAACTCCGTAAAAAAGCCTTAAAACTTGATAAGTATTACATGACCGATAACTATATTGAACTTGTTGATTTCTCTAAATCATACAAATGGGAAGATGCGGTTGGAATTGTCAAGGAAGCTTTAATCCCCATGGGTAGTGATTACAATAAACTACTTGCAACAAGTTTTCAGGGTGGATGGATTGATGTTTACGAAAAACCAGGTAAACGAACTGGTGCCTATAACCTTACTGTATACGGAATTCATCCTTACTTACTAATGAACTGGGACGAAACGCGCGATAACGTTTTCACGCTTGCCCATGAGTTGGGTCATGCCATGCATGGATTATTAGCAACCAACAATCAACCAATGACATACTCAAGTGCAGCAACAGTGGTTGCTGAGGTAGCATCAACATTCAACGAGAAAATACTGCTCGATTATATGCTTGAAAAATCAAATGATCCAAAAGAAAAGATCACACTTTTAGTACAAGCAATCGATAATATTGTTGGAACCTTCTACCGTCAGGCTCAATTCGCTGATTTTGAGTACAAAACTCATGAAATGATTGAAAAAGATCAACCACTTAATACCGAGACCTTTGCCCAAATATATAATGATGCAGATCTTAAGTATAATGGAAATATGATTGAACGATCCATCGATGGTAAATATTCATGGCCAAGAATTTCACATTTCTATAACTACTCCTTCTATGTTTACAACTACGCCGTTTCTTTTTCCGCTTCTAGTAGCCTTTACGAGCAAATTGCAAAAACAAGTGACAAAAAATCTGCTCAGGCTGCACTTGATAGGTATCTTAACCTATTAAAATCTGGAAGCAATGACTATCCAGTAACTTTACTCCAAAAAGCGGGCGTAGATCTTACAACAAAAGAACCATTTTTGGCAGTTATTCACCAGATGGAAAAACTTGTAAATCAACTTGAAAAAGAATTAAAAGCAGCAGGAAAATTATAAGATTATTATTACTTATAGTTAAAGGGGAAGAGCGAATCTTCCCCTTTTTTATTTTATTTCATCACATCATTGTATAGGAATTAATTTTATACCTGATTCGTCAAATCTCCTATCTCTTAAGCAAATAAAACAACCAACACCATAATCTGTGTACTTGCGCATTTAAACTCTCAAAACAGCTTATTTGGGAAAGTAACAAAAAGCGATTATACTGCTGGTTATCAATCACAAAAATCGACAAATCGCTGATTTTAGATAATATTATCTAACAAAATCAGTTCTCTATCTTTAATTCCCAGCCACCCGGTTGCGTTATTTCAAATTCAAGTTTACGATCAAAAAGGACAGACTTCATTTGATTCCAACTTTTAAAATTTATTTTACATGTAAACGGAAAACCAATACCTCTAAACCCAATTGATACACCATTTGAAAACTCTGTACCTGAACTTGCAGACATACTAAAATCCTCTACCGACTGCGATACTCCATTCATCGTAATTTTAATGGTTATTGAATTTCCATCACCCGTTCTAACAAAACTTGCAGAATTGATATTTGTTTTCTGAATTATTCGGGGCAATATGGGTTTTGGGCCCACATATTTATCATTTTTCCAAATGCCATCTTGAATAATCTCCTTTCCATTTTCGATGAATGCATACGTCCCTTCACCATTCCTAACTCCCATTTCCCAACTACCATTATAAACTGCACCAGTTGACCAAATATATTTACCACGACCATTCGGGTAACCCTTCTTAAAAGAACCCTCATAACTATCAACTCCATTTGCCGTCCCCTTACCATGTGCAAGACCCTTTTTACATCCTCCATTATAAGCACCTTGTAGATTCTTAACCAACACTTTACAAGAATCTTGTGCTTTTAGTGAACTAATAGAAACAAATAGGATTAAGCCAATCGTTAAATAAAATGTTTTCATAACCTTTTAGATTTAATGTTAAATAATATTCAAAAGTAAGAAATATTACAAATATTTAAACTGACCATTAACTTATAATTTATATATTTGATTTTTAATCCCTTGGCTAAATAAATTACTGATATAGGCTTCTAAATTTGAGATAAAAAATATCATGAGAATGTATTCTGTAATATTTCTTTTAACACTAATACCTATCATCCTTTTCTCTCAAAATAATAGTTGCAAATTCCTATCACAAACTGAAAAAGAATTAAGCACCGCCAATATTTTAAAAAAAAAGAGGAAAAAAAATAATTTTCCCATAATTTACGATCTGACAACATTTAAAACATCTAATAATCAATCTGATACAATATCTGATATCGACAAAAATCTATATAAAACTGTTCTGATTGGAAGTCAATTATGGATGGCTGAAAACCTTAGAGTCACACATTATCAAGATGGTAGTGAAATAAAGTTAGTTTGTGATAATAAAACTTGGACCAACTTAAAAACTGGCTCATATTGTTGGTATAACAACGATAGCATTCATAAGAATTTGTATGGTGCTATTTACAATTTTTATGCAGTTTGTAATTCGCATAAACTTTGCCCAATGGGTTGGCATGTGCCTACTGATATAGAATGGACTATTTTAGTTGATTTTTTGGGTGGTAAAAACATTGCCGGTGGAAAACTCAAAGAGGTAGGTTTGTCAAACTGGAAATATCCAAATATCTGTGCAAATAATAGCACAGGATTCACTGCCCTTCCTGGAGGTTATAGAATTGGGAATAGTGGTAGTTTTTATGATTTCGGAAGCGTTGGCTTTTGGTGGAGTTCAACAGAATATAATTCAGAATATGCCTATCTTAGATATATTAACAACAATAATTCGAGCCTTAAGAAGAATTTTTATGTTAAAAAATTTGGATTTTCAGTCCGATGCATAAAAGATAATTGATCATCAAACAATAGTTTCATATAAACTATTAAACATACTCCCTCCTTCTAAACTCAGAACAAACTATTGAGGTAGCCATAGCTACATTTAACGATTCAACTGTACTACGATTGGTTGCAAAACTAGGGATGTGAATTCTATTAGTAATTAGTTTTTCAACATCAGAACTTATGCCATTACCTTCATTTCCCATAACAATAATTCCCTTTGAACTTAAAATCTCTGAATAAATACTACCTCCAGTCATAAAGGTTCCAAATATTGGGAAATTAACTTTTCCCTTTAAGTCTTCGAATATTTCTATTAGGTTACAATAAATAATTTTCACTCTTGAAATTGCACCCATACACGATTGAACTACTTTAGGTGAGTATGCATCCACAGTTTCATTTGAACAAAGAATAGTATCAATTCCAAACCAATCGGCTAAACGAATTATTGTGCCCAAATTTCCTGGATCCTGAACCCCATCAAGCGCAAGAGAAAGGGTATTTGAAAAATCTATTTCTACAATATTGTAATCAGGTGTACTTACTATTGCAAATACATTCGATGGAGAAGATAATCCGCTAATCTTTTTCATCTCATCAATGGTTATACCAAATTTATTCGGAAACGAAATTTCCAAATTAGGACTCCAATCGGGAGTGTAGTATAATGATTCAACTTTTAGTGTAGAGTTTAGAATATCCTCAACCAATCTTTCTCCTTCAGCAATGAATAATCCCTTTTCATTGCGGTATTTTTTGATCCGTAACGAATTTATGGACTTGATTGTGCTTTTGCTTAACATATTAAAGAATTAAAATAATATCGCTAAATTAAATAAACTTAGCTTTTTTAATGGATTATACGACATATTTTTATACCAGAATGGACTTTCATATGTTTTTTGTTTACGAATAGACTTCTATTTTACTTAAAACAACACATAAGATTGAAAACCTTTTTCTATCTTTCACATGCTTTTATTTCAAATTTTTTGATTTTAAAAATGGGACTTTGCTTTATAAAATTTAATCGAAAAAGACTTTTTAAAAGACCTCTTCCTGCATTAGCCCTATTCGTGATTCTTTTCTCCTCATGCAATATTACACGTAATGTACCTGAAGGAAAATATCTTTTAAATAAAACAACAATAAAAACAGAGTCTAAGGATGTCCCAGCAGGTGACTTAGAAGTTTACTTACGTCAGAAGCCTAATAAGCGAATAGTTGGCTTTCGCTTTCACCTCCGAGTTTATAATTCTGCAAATCCATATAAATATAAGGGGTTAAGCAAGTCTCTTAAAACCATTGGAGAGGAGCCTGTTATCTTAGACACCTTTCTTACTACCCAAGGACTAAAAAACATCAACTTATACTTACAAAGCAAAGGTTACTACCAATCTATTGTAAAAGATACAATAATTTTCAAAGGGAAAAAAGCCGATGTTATTTACTCAATAGATGCAAAAACCCCTTATATAATTGGAAGGATAAAGCATGTAATTGAAGATACAACTATTTATAAATTAATTCTTAAGGATTCACTTAATTCATTGGTTGGTAAAGGGAAAAGACTTGATATGGATCTATTACAAGAAGAGAGAAATAGAATCCAAAACTTTTTACAAAACTCTGGTTATTACTTTTTCACTAAAGATTACATCACCTTTACCGCAGATACATCTGTTGGAAATCATCAGGTTAACCTCCTTTTAAACATCAAAAACGGATTTAAATTTTCTGAAACAGGTGATAAAATAGCTCTGAAATTCTTGAAGTATAAAGTTAGTAAGGTGTTTTTATATCCTAATTATGATGCTCGTAAATTAATTTCCTTACAGAATACTAATTTAATTGATACTGTAATTTACAATGGTATTAATTTTATTTTCCCTTCTAATCCAGGGATTGATTTTAAAGTAGTGGATCAGCTTAACCGAATCAGACCTGGTGATTATTACTCCGACGAAATTGTAAAAAAAACACAAAACAATCTAAACTCGTTAAGACTCTTTAGAATGGTTAATATTTTTTTTAACGAGGTTATTGCTGACACTACAAAGAAAAACCAAGTAGATGATTTTTTGTTTTTTGCCGATACCATTAAAAAAAACCCAACACCATCCGGTCTATTGAATTGTTACATCCAGTTAACATCTCATACCCTTCAAAGTTATCAAGTTGAATTTGTTGGGACTAATACTTCAGGAGCCTTAGGAGCGGAAGGGAATTTAAATTATCAACATAAAAATCTTTTTAAAGGAGCAGAGATTTTTGATGTAAAATTGAGAGGATTAGTAGAGACAGTTCAAAAAACAAGTAATTTAACAAACTTTGATTTTAAATATTCCATTGAACTCGGGGGATCTGTGGGGCTAAGTACTCCAAAATTTCTAAGCCCCTTTGCAAATAAAGAGTTTGTTCAAAAGTATAGCCCCCGAACCCAAATAACTACATCCTATAATTTTCAGCGAAGACCCGATTATACCAGAACAATTGCGAGTTTACTCTTTGGTTACAACTGGAAGAATTTTAAGTATCTAACACATACAATCAACCCTATTGAACTAAGTGTGATCAATATTACTAATTTAAGTGACACTTTAAAAGAGCAAATTGCAGGGAAATTCCTTGAAAACAGCTATAAAAATCAGATTATTACTCTTTCAAGCTATAGCTTTACATATAATAACCAAAATCTTCAGAAGAGTTCGAGTTATACTTATCTTCGACTTAACTTAGAATCATCAGGAAATATCCTTTCGGCAATCTACTCAAAGTATGGAAATAAATCTAGTGATAGCACATATCACATTCTGAATACAAGTTTTTCCCAGTATTTGAGATCCGATATCAATATAACATATCATCAAGTTATAGATAATAATAACACATTTGTTTACAGGCTATTTGCAGGTGTTGGATATCCGTACGGAAACTCAAAAGCCCTACCCTTCGACAAAAAGTATTTTGCGGGTGGAGCAAATAGCATTCGAGCCTGGAGTGCCAGAAGTCTTGGACCCGGTTCAGTTAAAGCCTTAAGTTCTAGCTACTTTAACCAAACAGGCGATATAAAAATTGAAGCTAATATTGAGTATCGCTATAAAATATTTTGGCAATTGGAAGGTGCATTATTTCTTGATGCTGGCAATATTTGGGCATTTAAAGATGAAAATGATAAAGCCATTTTCAAACCAAAAGAATTTTATAATCAAATTGCGCTTGGAACTGGCACCGGATTTAGGGCTAATCTAGGCTTTCTAACCATAAGATTCGATTTTGGTTTACGGCTTTATGATCCTGCAATCCCTGATAATAACCCAAATATTCAAAGGTGGGTTTTTATGCGTAAGAACCGATTTACTAATCAGGATTGGGCGTTCAATTTTGGGATAGGTTATCCTTTCTAAATTCAATTTTTTAGAACTTTTAGTTATACATTAAAATAATTTTGTAGGTTTGTTTTGAGGATAAATTAAAAATTAAACATATGACTTACGATAAGATTGTTGAATTACTGGGAGACAAATCAAAATACTTGCTTGAACACAAATGCAACTCCATTGACAAACAGCATCTCCATCTCCCAGGATCTGATTTTTTAGACAGAGTGGTATCAAATTCAAACCGCTCAATTAGAACTATTTGCAGCCTTCAATCTATGTTTAATAATGGAAGGCTCGCTGGCAGTGGCTATCTATCAATACTTCCTGTGGATCAAGGAATTGAGCATTCGGCAGGTGCATCATTTGCACCAAATCCAATATACTTCGATCCTGAGAATATCGTTAAACTAGCTATAGAGGGGGGAGCGAATGCTGTTGCATCAACTTTTGGCGTACTTGCATCCGTATCTCGTAAGTACGCCCATAAAATACCTTTCATTGTTAAAATCAACCACAATGAACTTCTTTCCTTTCCAACCAAATATGATCAAATAATGTTTGGATCGGTTGAAGAGGCTTGGAATCTTGGTGCCGTTGCTGTTGGAGCCACTATTTATTTTGGTTCAGAAGAATCTACACGTCAAATTATTGAGATTGCTGAAGCATTTGAGCATGCACATAGACTTGGCATGGCAACTGTTTTATGGTGTTACCTTCGTAACAATGGATTTAAAAAGGATGGAATTGATTATCATACCGCATCTGATTTAACTGGTCAAGCAAACCATTTGGGTGTTACAATTCAGGCTGATATTATTAAGCAAAAATTACCAGAGAATAATGGTGGTTATAAAGCCATTAATTTTGGTAAAACTCATGAAAAGGTTTATACCCAACTAACCACTGATCACCCTATAGATTTAACCAGATACCAAGTAATTAACTGCTACAATGGTCGTTCGGGATTAATTAATTCGGGGGGTGCCTCTAGCGGTACAAGTGATTTAGTTGAAGCAGTTTCAACAGCAGTTATCAATAAAAGAGCTGGAGGTATGGGATTAATAAGTGGTCGTAAAGCCTTTCAACGCCCAATGAATGATGGCATTAAAATATTAAATGCCATTCAGGATGTTTATCTTTGCAAAGAGATAGAAATCGCATAGAAAATTAAAAACAAGACTGGGTAATACTAGTCTTGTTTCAATTATTATTTCTGCAACTTAGACTAATTATTGATCCAATTAAAAATCATACCAAAGCAAATCTTATTTTATTGAAAATTCATTCAGAAATGTCCCCTAAATCATCAGGAATAAAAGATTACCTAACATTTTCAAAAGGAGAGAGGAATGGAATAATTATTCTAATAATTCTTATTCTCATTTTACTATTTGCGCCCATATTTTATAAATCCTTTGTAAATCCAATCCCCAGTAAAAATCAGAAATTTTACACTCAGGTTGATAGTTTCTTTTTAACGCTAAAAGCAAAACCAGAAGATGTTGCTAAAACGGTTACCTATCCCATCGAAAACGAAGAAATTAAAACTAATACATCCCATGGTTATTTTTCATTTGATCCAAACACAGTAACTATTGATGAAATGATTCAATTAGGTTTATCCCTAAAACAAGTAAAGGTAATTGAGAAATACAGAATTAAAGGTGGAAATTTTCATACCCCAGAAGATTTTTCAAAGATATATGTGATAGACTCATCAACTTTTAAAAAGTTGAAACCTTGGATAACAATCAACAAATTTCCACTTGAATTACAACCAAAAATCAAGAATGATTCCTTACATAAGAGCGAAAAGACACCTATAATTGTTGAATTAAACTCTGCTGACACTATTGAATTAGGTAAAATAAAGGGTGTTGGAAAAGTTTTTGCAAGAAGAATAATTGCCTACCGAAATCTATTGGGAGGGTACGTAAACTTTCACCAACTCAAAGAGGTTTATGGAATTAAACCTGAGTTAGTTATTTCAGTATCTTCACAAATCATTGTTGATTCAACTAAAATAAAATTAATTAACCTTAACCTTATATCGTTTGAAGATCTTAAAAAACATCCATATATATCAGAATATCAAGCAAAGGCGATCATCTATTATAGAAGTAAAGTGGGTAATATTAAAAAAGTCTGCGAACTATTAGAAAATAAAATATTATCTCCTGAAAAGTATAGAAATATCAGAAGTTACTTAACAACCTATTAAAAGAACTTTATTTTTTTACTTATTTATCTATTGAAAAGCCAACAAAATCCGTTAATCAAACCGAATGTAAAAAAAAATGCTAATTACTTTTGATTTATATTTGATAAAGTGTAATTTTGCGGCTCATAAATTCAAACAATATGATCGTAGTACCTATAAAAGAAGGCGAAAACATTGAAAGAGCGCTAAAGAAGTTTAAGAGAAAATTCGAGAAAACTGGAATTATGAAGGAACTTCGCTCACGTCAAGCATTTACAAAACCCTCAATTAATAAAAGGGAATCTGTAAAGAAGGCCATTTATATTCAGAAAATCCAGCAAAAAGAAGAATAATATTCATCTTTTTTGGATGCAACTCTCAGGCATTTTTGCCTGATTTTTTTTGGTCTTTTCAAGGCAAAATCATTATATTGCATTCAAAGATTATGCTGGCTTCTTTCTTAAAATATCTAAAAGTCGAAAAAGGTTTTTCTGCTCATACCGTTAGGTCATATGGTGACGATGTGAAGCAATTCTTGTTGTATTGTGGTTTAGATCCTGAAAAGAATCATCCTTGGAAACTTACCCATAGGCAAGTTCGGCATTGGCTATCTTCAATTATCTCAAAGGATATTAGCCCGCGTTCAGCAAATCGAAAACTATCATCACTAAGAGCATTCTATCGCTATCTGCTTCGCGAGGGTGTTGTGAAAACCAACCCCCTTACTCGTATAACGCCTCCTAAATCAGGGAAACGTTTGCCCTCATTTGTGGGTGAAAGTGAAATGAATTTACTTTTAGATCCCGAGCATTTCAACGATGATTTCATCGGGTTCAGAGACAGGCTAGTGCTTGGGATGATCTATTATACCGGTATACGATTATCAGAGGTTGTTGGTATGACAATCGACAAAATTGATTTTTCATCCCAATCAATAAAAGTAATCGGCAAGGGCAATAAAGAAAGAGTATTACCAATACATCCTGAACTAAAAAAATTAATTTCTCAATATTTATCCTTTAGAGATGAAATTAAATTAAACAAGGTTGAAAAATCTTTGTTTTTAACAGAAAAGGGCAAACCAATTTATCCAAAACTAGTATACAGAATTGTAAAAGCGAATTTATCTAAAGTAACAACACTCGAAAAAAAAAGCCCACACGTTCTTCGACATACTTTTGCAACTCACCTATTAAATAACGGCGCTGAATTGAA
This window encodes:
- the pepF gene encoding oligoendopeptidase F; translated protein: MKKLSLLILLTLTATICMNAQNDKQSKLATPDYRYNWNFTDIYPSWDAWAKDIEIVKQEIPKYLEFKGKLGESPEKMLEYFEFTEMSSIKINKLYVYVSLQKDVDGKNPIYSSKEQELQTVLMQIGMNSNWVSPELASIPPEKVYKWMENRPKLAVYKHDIESLYRLQAHILPEATQNIITQYSSALDASSKIYSSLSIADIEFLKVLLSTGEELLASPAMASKVYNSNPNQEDRKKMGDATRVPYLKNKNTYADIYLGMLQERWASAKLKGYKSCLDAVLESNNIPKDVYLNLLQVAEENSQPLQKYYELRKKALKLDKYYMTDNYIELVDFSKSYKWEDAVGIVKEALIPMGSDYNKLLATSFQGGWIDVYEKPGKRTGAYNLTVYGIHPYLLMNWDETRDNVFTLAHELGHAMHGLLATNNQPMTYSSAATVVAEVASTFNEKILLDYMLEKSNDPKEKITLLVQAIDNIVGTFYRQAQFADFEYKTHEMIEKDQPLNTETFAQIYNDADLKYNGNMIERSIDGKYSWPRISHFYNYSFYVYNYAVSFSASSSLYEQIAKTSDKKSAQAALDRYLNLLKSGSNDYPVTLLQKAGVDLTTKEPFLAVIHQMEKLVNQLEKELKAAGKL
- a CDS encoding RNA methyltransferase, with translation MLSKSTIKSINSLRIKKYRNEKGLFIAEGERLVEDILNSTLKVESLYYTPDWSPNLEISFPNKFGITIDEMKKISGLSSPSNVFAIVSTPDYNIVEIDFSNTLSLALDGVQDPGNLGTIIRLADWFGIDTILCSNETVDAYSPKVVQSCMGAISRVKIIYCNLIEIFEDLKGKVNFPIFGTFMTGGSIYSEILSSKGIIVMGNEGNGISSDVEKLITNRIHIPSFATNRSTVESLNVAMATSIVCSEFRRREYV
- a CDS encoding BamA/TamA family outer membrane protein, encoding MGLCFIKFNRKRLFKRPLPALALFVILFSSCNITRNVPEGKYLLNKTTIKTESKDVPAGDLEVYLRQKPNKRIVGFRFHLRVYNSANPYKYKGLSKSLKTIGEEPVILDTFLTTQGLKNINLYLQSKGYYQSIVKDTIIFKGKKADVIYSIDAKTPYIIGRIKHVIEDTTIYKLILKDSLNSLVGKGKRLDMDLLQEERNRIQNFLQNSGYYFFTKDYITFTADTSVGNHQVNLLLNIKNGFKFSETGDKIALKFLKYKVSKVFLYPNYDARKLISLQNTNLIDTVIYNGINFIFPSNPGIDFKVVDQLNRIRPGDYYSDEIVKKTQNNLNSLRLFRMVNIFFNEVIADTTKKNQVDDFLFFADTIKKNPTPSGLLNCYIQLTSHTLQSYQVEFVGTNTSGALGAEGNLNYQHKNLFKGAEIFDVKLRGLVETVQKTSNLTNFDFKYSIELGGSVGLSTPKFLSPFANKEFVQKYSPRTQITTSYNFQRRPDYTRTIASLLFGYNWKNFKYLTHTINPIELSVINITNLSDTLKEQIAGKFLENSYKNQIITLSSYSFTYNNQNLQKSSSYTYLRLNLESSGNILSAIYSKYGNKSSDSTYHILNTSFSQYLRSDINITYHQVIDNNNTFVYRLFAGVGYPYGNSKALPFDKKYFAGGANSIRAWSARSLGPGSVKALSSSYFNQTGDIKIEANIEYRYKIFWQLEGALFLDAGNIWAFKDENDKAIFKPKEFYNQIALGTGTGFRANLGFLTIRFDFGLRLYDPAIPDNNPNIQRWVFMRKNRFTNQDWAFNFGIGYPF
- a CDS encoding class I fructose-bisphosphate aldolase, giving the protein MTYDKIVELLGDKSKYLLEHKCNSIDKQHLHLPGSDFLDRVVSNSNRSIRTICSLQSMFNNGRLAGSGYLSILPVDQGIEHSAGASFAPNPIYFDPENIVKLAIEGGANAVASTFGVLASVSRKYAHKIPFIVKINHNELLSFPTKYDQIMFGSVEEAWNLGAVAVGATIYFGSEESTRQIIEIAEAFEHAHRLGMATVLWCYLRNNGFKKDGIDYHTASDLTGQANHLGVTIQADIIKQKLPENNGGYKAINFGKTHEKVYTQLTTDHPIDLTRYQVINCYNGRSGLINSGGASSGTSDLVEAVSTAVINKRAGGMGLISGRKAFQRPMNDGIKILNAIQDVYLCKEIEIA
- a CDS encoding helix-hairpin-helix domain-containing protein; its protein translation is MSPKSSGIKDYLTFSKGERNGIIILIILILILLFAPIFYKSFVNPIPSKNQKFYTQVDSFFLTLKAKPEDVAKTVTYPIENEEIKTNTSHGYFSFDPNTVTIDEMIQLGLSLKQVKVIEKYRIKGGNFHTPEDFSKIYVIDSSTFKKLKPWITINKFPLELQPKIKNDSLHKSEKTPIIVELNSADTIELGKIKGVGKVFARRIIAYRNLLGGYVNFHQLKEVYGIKPELVISVSSQIIVDSTKIKLINLNLISFEDLKKHPYISEYQAKAIIYYRSKVGNIKKVCELLENKILSPEKYRNIRSYLTTY
- a CDS encoding 30S ribosomal protein S21 gives rise to the protein MIVVPIKEGENIERALKKFKRKFEKTGIMKELRSRQAFTKPSINKRESVKKAIYIQKIQQKEE
- a CDS encoding tyrosine recombinase XerC translates to MMLASFLKYLKVEKGFSAHTVRSYGDDVKQFLLYCGLDPEKNHPWKLTHRQVRHWLSSIISKDISPRSANRKLSSLRAFYRYLLREGVVKTNPLTRITPPKSGKRLPSFVGESEMNLLLDPEHFNDDFIGFRDRLVLGMIYYTGIRLSEVVGMTIDKIDFSSQSIKVIGKGNKERVLPIHPELKKLISQYLSFRDEIKLNKVEKSLFLTEKGKPIYPKLVYRIVKANLSKVTTLEKKSPHVLRHTFATHLLNNGAELNAIKELLGHANLSATQIYTHSSFEKLKKVYKQAHPRA